TAGGACGCGGTCTTAGGCATTTCGAGAGATTTAAAAAATTGGTGGAAAGAAACCTTGCCTCAAAATATTGTAAAAGGATACTCTTGCTAAGCGAGTTTGCCAAAAAATCTTTTGCGTTAAACTTTAATCTTGATGACTTTAAGAATAAAATGGAGATCGTTTTGCCATCAGTTCATAAAAAGAACTTCATCAAAACTTATGATAAAGACGATATAAACCTCCTTTTTCTTGGCTCCATCAACATACCTCATACTTTTGAGCATAAGGGCGGAAAGGAAGTCTTGGAGGCATTTTTCCGACTAAGCAAAGAGTACGATAATTTAAAGTTGACTATAAGAGCCAAGATTCCAGAGTACATAAAGACTAAATATAAAGTGGCAAAAAATCCCCGTATCAGATTAATTGAAGAGATGTTGCCAAGAAAGTTATTAGAACAAGAATTTGTCAATGCAGACATCTTCCTTTTTCCAACGCATGAGGCACATAACTTTGTAGTTTTAGACGCAATGAGCTACGGGTTGCCTGTGATAACCACAGAAATAGGAAGTACCGGAAGAGTAGACGATGGAGAAACTGGATTTGCCGTCTCTAAAATACCCCCCCTTTCCTGCGCTGTCGAGCTTATTCAGAGAGGATACGAAATTTACGGTTGTGTTCCGGTAAAAAGAATTCTTTCAACGGACACCATTCTCAATCGAAGTAAATGCGTCAGAACAATTCAAGTTTTTGAACGTGAAATAACACAGGAACTTATTGAAAAAGCAAGAATCTTGATAGAGAATCCTAAACTAAGGAAACAAATGGGAGAGAAGGCTAAATGGGAAATTGAACATGGCAAGTTTTCTATTAAGGCGAGGAATAGAAAACTTAAGGGTATATTCGATGAAGCGACAAAAGATTAAAGAAATATTATTACCTCAATGAATGGTTTCTATGTAAGAAGACGCCTTAACTTTTTGCTCGGGCAACCTAAAACGTTTTTGGCGTCTCGCCTGCTCATATTTAAACTTCAGTTTTAGATACAATACAGGTGAAAAGCTATATGAAAATGCTGAGCATAGGAATGATTCCCTCATCACTTTATGGCCAAATACTTAAGTATATGCCCATCCCGTCTGTAGAAGCCATGATAGTCATGAACAAGTCTCTATTGTTGCTAAGAAGGAAGAATAATCCAGCCATGGGGCAATGGTGGTTTGCAGGGGGCAGAATTAGAAAAGGCGAATCACTGGAAGAAGCGTTATTCCGTGAAGTCAAAGAAGAAACTGATCTTGATGTGAATACGTACAAATTCGTAGATGTATACTCACGGGTCTTTCCTGAGAGACATGATATAGCAATAGTCTATTTGTGCACGTGCAAAGATGGCAAAGTTGTACTTAATGACGAACATTCTGAATACAAATTCTTCAAAAATATGCCCGTAGGCATACACCCATACCTTCTTGAAACCATTCAAGACTCCGAATGGCGAAAATACTGCTAAAATAATTAGAACATCAATGGAGTTCTTAACGTGATGGCGCGAAATATTGGAAGAATTATTGAAGAAGATTATTCATTGTGGTATCGGCCTCAAACCCCAGATTTGTACTTGACCAATTTTCTAGCTAAGAAAGGACTAAGGGCCTATGTTTTCCTTCTCAACTTCCAAACATTTATATCGTGGTGGGTTTATGCAGTGTTGGGAATTTGAAACCTGATAGGGAACTCACACGTGCGTTAGGAAGGATTCAAGAAATGAAAAGAATATTACTAACAGGTTCAACTGGGTTCATAGGCAGTAATTTAAGACCTCTCCTACTAGAGAAAGGGTACGAGGTTTTTAACTTGGAAAGATTTGTGACAGGTAGAATAGGCAAAACGCTTCCATATGAAAAGTATACCTATTTTGCTGATTTGAATGACATTTATGCCTTGACAAAAGCCGTGACTGACGTCAACCCTCAGATAGTAATACATTTGGGTGCCATGACTGCTGTTGCATACTCTTATGCTCATCCCCAAGAAACCTTGGAAACCAACTTTCTGGGAACCGTTAATCTGGCAGAGGTTTGTACTAAACTTACTACTTTGGAGCAATTCATATACGCTTCTTCAGCCGAGGTTTATGGTGTTTCACAAACGGAAATCAAACGTGAAACTGACGGCGAATTAGTGTCAAATAGTCCTTATGCAGTTTCAAAACTTGCAGCTGAGAAATACCTAATTTACTTATACAAGGCCTTTGGCTTCCCTATAACGATCTTTCGTCCCTTTAATAGTTATGGAAGAAAAGAGGATACGTGGTTTGTAATTGAAAGAGCAATTACCCAAATGTTGACTAGTGACAAATGTTACCTTGGCGACCCTGAACCAGTTCGAGACTTCCTTTATGTTGATGACCAGATGAATGCCTACCTCTATGCTTTAGAAAACCCAAAAGCGATCGGTGAGACATTTAACATTTCCTCTGGTCGAGGGATATCAATTGGAGATCTAGCAAAGAAAATAAAGGAACTTACTGGATTCAAAGGCGAAATTATTTGGAGTGCTCTCCCGAAAAGAGCTCTAGATATCCCAATTTTAATTGGTTCAAACGAAAAGATTAAACGAGTTTTGGGCGTTCCTGAGCCAATTACTTTGGAAGAAGGGCTAAAACGTACGATAGCTTATTGGAAAAAGAGAGTGAAAGAAAATGAAACTCGAAAAAATTCA
The Candidatus Bathyarchaeota archaeon DNA segment above includes these coding regions:
- a CDS encoding NUDIX hydrolase, coding for MKMLSIGMIPSSLYGQILKYMPIPSVEAMIVMNKSLLLLRRKNNPAMGQWWFAGGRIRKGESLEEALFREVKEETDLDVNTYKFVDVYSRVFPERHDIAIVYLCTCKDGKVVLNDEHSEYKFFKNMPVGIHPYLLETIQDSEWRKYC
- a CDS encoding glycosyltransferase family 4 protein encodes the protein MMKKVYFKTLGLMHSSFLDLINYPPEGYQFIMDENLKNDALARKSELSRYRWSLERLLPANLTKAWLESNLRRFPKDANLIYSYNHVIFRRKPWIVQAEFAHPLIGRGLRHFERFKKLVERNLASKYCKRILLLSEFAKKSFALNFNLDDFKNKMEIVLPSVHKKNFIKTYDKDDINLLFLGSINIPHTFEHKGGKEVLEAFFRLSKEYDNLKLTIRAKIPEYIKTKYKVAKNPRIRLIEEMLPRKLLEQEFVNADIFLFPTHEAHNFVVLDAMSYGLPVITTEIGSTGRVDDGETGFAVSKIPPLSCAVELIQRGYEIYGCVPVKRILSTDTILNRSKCVRTIQVFEREITQELIEKARILIENPKLRKQMGEKAKWEIEHGKFSIKARNRKLKGIFDEATKD
- a CDS encoding homoserine O-succinyltransferase, with protein sequence MKRILLTGSTGFIGSNLRPLLLEKGYEVFNLERFVTGRIGKTLPYEKYTYFADLNDIYALTKAVTDVNPQIVIHLGAMTAVAYSYAHPQETLETNFLGTVNLAEVCTKLTTLEQFIYASSAEVYGVSQTEIKRETDGELVSNSPYAVSKLAAEKYLIYLYKAFGFPITIFRPFNSYGRKEDTWFVIERAITQMLTSDKCYLGDPEPVRDFLYVDDQMNAYLYALENPKAIGETFNISSGRGISIGDLAKKIKELTGFKGEIIWSALPKRALDIPILIGSNEKIKRVLGVPEPITLEEGLKRTIAYWKKRVKENETRKNSSR